The Haloterrigena turkmenica DSM 5511 genome includes the window TTGCGATCAGTGTGTGAATAGTTTCAGTGGCTACTATAGTGGCATGAGCGGTCCGGACACTCACGGACAGCGAGGGGGCCAGCGCTGGCAGTTCGACGGGTTTAAGTTCGCCATGGCACTCCGTTCAAAGGAGACAGGCCTCGCCTGTTTCACTGACCCGTAGGAGCACTCCTGCGTACTACGGAGGTGAACGATGGCAGATTCGGATATTGAAACAGCAGTCGCTCGCGCACTCGAGGACGCCCCCGATCGGAACTTTACCGAGACGGTCGACCTCGCGATCAATCTGCGCGACCTTGACCTAAACGAACCGTCGAACCGAGTTGACGAGTCTATCGTCCTGCCGTCCGGAACCGGCCAGGATACGCGAATCGTCGTCATTGCCGAGGGAGAAACCGCCGTCCGCGCCGAAGAGGCCGCGGACGAGGTGCTCTCGGTGGACGACGTGGCCGATCTGGACGATGACGACGCCAAGGACATGGCCGACGAGACGGACTTCTTCATCGCCGAAGAGGCGATGATGCAAGACATCGCCCGGCACCTGGGTACCATCCTCGGTCCCCGAGGGAAGATGCCGGACCCGCTCGCGCCCGACGACGACGTCGTCGAGACCGTCAACAGACTCAAAAACACCGTGCAGCTTCGCTCCGGCGACCGACGAACGTTCCACACGCTCGTCGGCTCCGAGGAGATGGACGCCGAGGACGTTGCCGACAACATCGACGTCATCCTGCGTCGCCTGCACGCCGACCTCGAGAAGGGGCCCCAGAACATCGACGCCGTCTACGTGAAGACGACGATGGGGCCGTCCGTGGAGGTGGCCTAACATGAGCGCACAGGCCGAACGCAAGACCGAGAACCTTCCCCAGTGGAAGAAAGAGGAAGTCGACGAGCTCCAGGAGATCATCGAGAGCTACGACAGTGTCGGCATCGTCGGCATCACCGGCATTCCGAGCAAGCAGCTCCAGGATATGCGCCGGGATCTGCACGGGACCGCCGAGCTCCGCGTCAGCCGCAACACTCTGCAGGTCCGCGCGCTGGAGCAGTCCGGACTCGAGGACCTCGTCGAACACGTCGAGGGCCAGGTCGGAATCGTCGGCACGAACGACAACCCGTTCACGCTCTACAAGGAGCTCGAGGCGTCGAAGACGCCCGCCCCGATCAACGAGGGCGAGGTCGCCCCGAACGACATCGTCATCCCCGAGGGTGACACCGGGGTCGACCCGGGGCCGTTCGTCGGCGAACTCCAGAGCATCGGTGCCAACGCACGGATCGAAGAGGGTTCGATTCAGGTCATGGAGGACTCGACGGTCCTCGAGGCCGGCGGCGAAGTCTCTGCTGATCTGTCGAACGTCCTCAACGAGCTCGGGATCGAGCCCAAGGAGGTCGGACTCGACCTTCGCGCCGTCGTCGCCGACGGCGTGCTCTTCGACCCCGAGGACCTCGACATCGACGTCGAGGCCTACGAGAGCGACGTGTCGACCGCCGCGGCTCGCGCACGGAACCTCGCGATCAACGCGAGCTTCCCGACCGCGTCGACGGCGCCGGCGCTCATCGCCAAGGCCACGGGCGAGGCCAAGAGCCTCGGCCTGCAGGCCGCGATCGAGGACGAAGAGCTGATGCCCGACCTCGTCAGCAAGGCCGACGCACAGCTGCGTGCGCTCGCGGCTCAGATCGACGACGAGGAGGCCCTGCCCGAGGAACTGCAGGGCGTCGACGCGGCCGCTGAGCCGGCCGCCGACGAGGGCGACGAGGAATCGGCTGACGAACAGGACGACACCGAACCGGACGCCGACGAGGCCGACGCCGACACCGACGATGACGACGACGACGGCGGTGACGGCGGGGCCGGTCTCGGCGAGATGTTCGGATAATCACTACTGGAGGACACTACAATGGAATACGTATACGCTGCACTCATCCTGAACGAATCGGGCGAAGAGATCAACGAAGACAACCTGACCGACGTGCTCGACGCTGCCGGCGTCGACGTCGAGGAGTCCCGAGTCAAGGCGCTCGTCGCCGCGCTCGAGGACGTCGACATCGACGAGGCAGTCTCCGAGGCCGCCGCGGTCCCCGCTGGCGGAGCCGCCGCAGGCGGCGCCGCAGCCGGTGACGCCGGTGGCGACGAAGGTGGCGACGAGGAAGAAGCCGAAGAGACCAGCGACGTCCCGGACACGACGGACGAGGACGACGACGAAGACGACGACGCCGGCGGCGAGGGCCTCGGCGAACTCTTCGGCTAAGTCGCGACGCGACGATTTCAGCAATCCCGTTTTTCTTTCGACGCCATCACCGACAGCGACGGCTGTCCACATCCCGTCCGAGCGGCACTCGAGTCATGTCTGACAGCGATCCCCGGCGTACCAATCACCACCCTCGAGTTTATCCGACGGGACGCGGCCAGAGGGAGCGATGGCCGCTGTCCCCGCGTCGGTCGAGTTCCTCGCCGAGCCGTCGCTGACGCTGGGACTGCTCGCGTGGATCCTGGCCGGCGCGGCGCTCGGCTGCTGTAGCGGGCTCGTTCCGGGGCTCCACGCGAACAACTTCGCCCTCCTGCTCGCCGGCTTCGCGCCGTCGATCCCCGGCCGGCCGCTGTTCGTCGGCTGTGCGATGCTCGCGGCGGGGGTCGTCCACACGTTCGTCAACGCCGTCCCCGCGATGGCGCTCGGAGTGCCCGACGCCGAGATGGCGATCACCGCGCTGCCGGGTCACCGGCTTGTCCTCGAGGGCCGGGGCTACGAGGCGATCCGGCTCTCGGCGCTGGGCAGTCTGCTCGCGGTCCTCGCGGCGGTCCCGCTCGCCGTCCCGGTCACGCGGGGCGTGACGGCCGCATATCCGACGATCCGGACCCACCTCTCCGTCGTGCTGGCGATGGTCGTCGTCGCGCTGATCGCGTCGGAACGGACGTGGCGGACCCGCCTCGGCGGCCTGGTTTCGTTCGCGCTCGCCGCGACGCTCGGGGTCCTGACGCTCGATCTCGCGACGGACGCGCCCCTCGAGGCCGGCGGGATGCTCGCGCCGCTGTTCGCGGGCCTGTTCGGCGCGCCGGTGTTGATCGACGCGATCCGCGGCGGCGGGGTGCCGCCACAGCGCGACGAGTCGATCGCGATGTCGCGCCCGCTCGTCGGCGCGACGGCGATCGCCGGAGCGCTGGCGGGCGCCGTGGTCGGCTACATCCCGGGCATCTCGGCGGCGATCGCCGCCGTCGCGGTCCTGGTGGTCGTCCCGGGCCGATCCGGCGACCGCGGCTACATCGTCGCAACGAGCGGCGTCGACACGGCGAATACGATTTTCGCGCTGTTCGCCCTGGCCGCCATCGGTCAGCCCCGGACCGGCGTGATGGTCGCCTTCGACACGGTGAACGCTCCCCTCGAGTTGCCGGTGCTGGTCGCCGGAATCGTCCTGGCCGGCTGCGTCGGTTTCGTCCTCGTGATCGTCGTCGGCGACGTCTATCTCGACTTCGTCGGTCGGACGGCCTACTGGAAGATCTCGGTCGCCGTCCTCGCCCTTCTGTGCTGTCTCTCGTATCTCTTCACGGGATTCGTCGGGATCGGCGTCTTCGCCGTCGCGACCGCGATCGGGCTGGTCCCGATTCGCGTCCGCGCTCGACGCGTCCACCTGATGGGCGTGCTGATCGGTCCCTTGCTGATCGGGAGCTAATCGGCCATCGAGTCCCGGCTCGAGACCAGCGCTTTGACGCGCTCGCGCGAGACGGGATTCGTCGTCTCGCCGCCCTCCTTCAGCGCCGTGCCGACGATGACGCCGTCGGCGCCGGCCGCGAGACAGTCGCCGACGGTCTCGCTCGTGACGCCGCTGCCGACGAACACGGATGTGCGCCCGGCGGTTCCGGCTCCGTCCAGCGCAGCCGCGACCCGTTCGACGTCCTCGAGTGCGGTCTCGTCGCCGGTTCCGGGGCCCGAGACGATGACGCCGTCCGCGCGGCCGCGCTCGACCGCCTCGAGGGCCGCTCGGTCGATCGAGCGGTCGCCGATCGGCGTCGCGTGCTTGACGTGGACGTCCGCGAGGATGGCTACGTCGGCGTCGATTCGGTCGCGGAGTCGGAGCGTCTCGTGGGCTCGGCCCTCGAGGACGCCCTGATCGGTCGCCGCGGTGCCGACGTGGACGTTCACGCGGACGAATTCGGCGTCGACGGCCGCGGCGATCGAGAGGGCGGCATCGGCGTCGTTCCGAAGGACGTTGATCCCGAGAGGGACATCGACGGCGTCGGTCACTGCCGTCGCGACGGCGGTCATCTCCGCTACGACGTGCTTGGGGACGTCGTCAGGATAGAACGGCGCGTCGCCGAAGTTCTCGAGCACGATCCCGTCGACGCCGCCGGCCTCGAGGCGACGGGCGTCCTCGAGGGCGCGGTCGCGGACGGCGTCGCGGTCGCCTTCGTATCCCGGTGCACCCGGAACGGGCGGGAGGTGGACCATTCCGACGACGGGCCGATCGGCGTCGAACCGCGTACGGAGCGGCGTAATCGCGGGCATAGCGGTCTTGACACCGCCAGCGAGATAAGTGGTCGTAGATAGCCTCGGCGCAGCGTCGGACCCCGACGCGAGTCGGTCCGTGCTCTCCGCCGCCGAACCGGGTGACGGAGGGCTTAACTGGGGGACCGGGCTCTCTTCGAGCATGCAGATCGAGGGAACCGCACTCGTCACCGGCGGCTCTGGCACGGTGGGGCGGGCGATCGCGACGGAACTGGCTCGAGCGGGCGCGGACGTCGCGGTCGGCTACCACACCGACGAGGCCGGTGCGGAGCGGACCGCCGACGTCGTCGAGTCCAGCGGGCGAACGGCGACGGTCGTCGGCGGAGACGTCGCCGATATCGACGACGCAAGGGCGCTGGTCGACGGCGCCGCCGAACTGGGTCCGCTGTCGACGGTCGTCAACGCCGCCGGCATCGTCGCCCCGGGTCCGGCCGAGTCCGCGCCGTCGCGAGTCGGCGACGTCCTCTCGACCAATCTCGAGGGGGCGATCAACGTCGCGGCGGCCGCGGTCGATCCGCTTCGCGAGACCGAGGGGGCGATCATCAACGTCGGCAGCGTCGCGGCCG containing:
- a CDS encoding 50S ribosomal protein L1 produces the protein MADSDIETAVARALEDAPDRNFTETVDLAINLRDLDLNEPSNRVDESIVLPSGTGQDTRIVVIAEGETAVRAEEAADEVLSVDDVADLDDDDAKDMADETDFFIAEEAMMQDIARHLGTILGPRGKMPDPLAPDDDVVETVNRLKNTVQLRSGDRRTFHTLVGSEEMDAEDVADNIDVILRRLHADLEKGPQNIDAVYVKTTMGPSVEVA
- a CDS encoding 50S ribosomal protein L10; translated protein: MSAQAERKTENLPQWKKEEVDELQEIIESYDSVGIVGITGIPSKQLQDMRRDLHGTAELRVSRNTLQVRALEQSGLEDLVEHVEGQVGIVGTNDNPFTLYKELEASKTPAPINEGEVAPNDIVIPEGDTGVDPGPFVGELQSIGANARIEEGSIQVMEDSTVLEAGGEVSADLSNVLNELGIEPKEVGLDLRAVVADGVLFDPEDLDIDVEAYESDVSTAAARARNLAINASFPTASTAPALIAKATGEAKSLGLQAAIEDEELMPDLVSKADAQLRALAAQIDDEEALPEELQGVDAAAEPAADEGDEESADEQDDTEPDADEADADTDDDDDDGGDGGAGLGEMFG
- the rpl12p gene encoding 50S ribosomal protein P1; this translates as MEYVYAALILNESGEEINEDNLTDVLDAAGVDVEESRVKALVAALEDVDIDEAVSEAAAVPAGGAAAGGAAAGDAGGDEGGDEEEAEETSDVPDTTDEDDDEDDDAGGEGLGELFG
- a CDS encoding tripartite tricarboxylate transporter permease, with the translated sequence MAAVPASVEFLAEPSLTLGLLAWILAGAALGCCSGLVPGLHANNFALLLAGFAPSIPGRPLFVGCAMLAAGVVHTFVNAVPAMALGVPDAEMAITALPGHRLVLEGRGYEAIRLSALGSLLAVLAAVPLAVPVTRGVTAAYPTIRTHLSVVLAMVVVALIASERTWRTRLGGLVSFALAATLGVLTLDLATDAPLEAGGMLAPLFAGLFGAPVLIDAIRGGGVPPQRDESIAMSRPLVGATAIAGALAGAVVGYIPGISAAIAAVAVLVVVPGRSGDRGYIVATSGVDTANTIFALFALAAIGQPRTGVMVAFDTVNAPLELPVLVAGIVLAGCVGFVLVIVVGDVYLDFVGRTAYWKISVAVLALLCCLSYLFTGFVGIGVFAVATAIGLVPIRVRARRVHLMGVLIGPLLIGS
- a CDS encoding BtpA/SgcQ family protein, which produces MPAITPLRTRFDADRPVVGMVHLPPVPGAPGYEGDRDAVRDRALEDARRLEAGGVDGIVLENFGDAPFYPDDVPKHVVAEMTAVATAVTDAVDVPLGINVLRNDADAALSIAAAVDAEFVRVNVHVGTAATDQGVLEGRAHETLRLRDRIDADVAILADVHVKHATPIGDRSIDRAALEAVERGRADGVIVSGPGTGDETALEDVERVAAALDGAGTAGRTSVFVGSGVTSETVGDCLAAGADGVIVGTALKEGGETTNPVSRERVKALVSSRDSMAD
- a CDS encoding SDR family NAD(P)-dependent oxidoreductase — encoded protein: MQIEGTALVTGGSGTVGRAIATELARAGADVAVGYHTDEAGAERTADVVESSGRTATVVGGDVADIDDARALVDGAAELGPLSTVVNAAGIVAPGPAESAPSRVGDVLSTNLEGAINVAAAAVDPLRETEGAIINVGSVAAELGTVDVTYAASKGGLVGATRALARELGPDGIRVSAVAPGPVDTPMNDEITESLEERRFRGHHTVDTLLDRYEATPAEVATAVRFLATHEFVTGEVLRVDGGMSID